The DNA region GCGGGAGCATTGCTGACGGCAAGTACCTCCGCGCCAGCGGCAAGGCTGGAAAGTTAGGCGAGCGGATGCTGACGGTGGTGCTGTCCACGCCGGGCAGTCAGGGCAAGAGTTACCGCGTAGCTACTGACGCCGATGTAGAGGTATTTGAGCTTGCGCGAAAGCGTTTGCACGAAGTTGAAGCCGAAACGACTTTCGATGGCTTGCCCGCCATACCGCAGGAGCCAATCATCGAATGGTCAGGTGTATTCAATGCTCCGCTTTACGGCCTCGGTACCTGGGGCAGCTTATTCAATGCCCGCCAGTCTCTAGCACTGGTTACTTTGGCTCAGCATGTCCGCCAAGCCCATGCTAAAGCTGCTGGCAAATGGGCGGACGAGGAATATGGGAAGGCAGTGGCAACGAATCTTGGAGTTGTTTTAGATAGACAAGCAAATGCTGCGGCGACACTCTGTAGGTGGCACAACGTAGGCGAAAAATTAGAAGGAGTTTTCTCACGACAAGCATTACCAATGGTCTGGGACTATGTGGAGGTCAACCCATTTAGCGGTCAAACGGGGGATTGGCTAGGTGCAATGGAGTGGGTAGAACGCGTTGTGCAACACGCATCTTATTCAAATCCCGCGCCAGCCGAAGTCATACGCGGCTCTGCAACACGTATTCCCTTATCAGATGGTGGAGTTGACGCAATTGTTACAGACCCACCTTATTACGATGCCATTCCTTATGCTGATCTATCAGATTTTTTCTATGTTTGGCTCAAACGTAGTGTCGGCCATATCTACCCTGAACATTTCCGTACGCCTACTACACCTAAGTCCCAGGAGGCTATTCAGCATCCCCTGCGACATAACGGCAATAACATCAGAGCCAAAGCGTTCTTCGAAGATATGATGGCCCAGGCGTTTGCCGAGATGCACCGCGTTCTCAAGCCCAGCGGCGAAGCTACCATCGTCTTTGCTCACAAGTCCACAGAAGCCTGGGAGACACTGATTGGAGCGCTTATTCGCGCAGGATTCCGTGTCGAAGCATCTTGGCCGTTGCGAACAGAAATGGCGACGCGAATGCGGGCACAGGCTTCTGCCGCCCTCGCCTCCTCCACCTTCATCAACTGCACCAAGCGTTCCTCCGGCGGCGTCGGCTACTTCAACGATGTTCGCCGGGACATGATTGCGGCCATTCAGCCCCAACTGGCCGAGTTCTGGGAGTCCGGCATTCGCGGCGCGGACTTCTTCATGTCGGCCATCGGGCCGGGGCTGGAGGCGTACAGCAGGCACGACGAGGTGCGCCGCATGAGTGGCGAGGTCGTGACCGTGGGCGAGTTTCTCGACGAGGTTCGCAAAATCGTCATGGAGTTCGCGCTGGAGCAGGTGCTGGGGGCCAGAAGCCTGGGCGCGGTGGACGCGCCGACCCAGTTCGCCCTGCTGTCCCTGTGGGGCTACGGCCCCGAACTGCCGTCCGACGAGGCCCGCAAGCTGGCGCAGTCGGTGGGCATCGAACTGGGCGAGATTGTCGGACTGGTGACCGTGAAGGGTGAGAAGGCGACCGTGCAGGGCATCAAAGCGCGGGGCAAGGATAAGAACCTCGGCGTCAGCAAGCACGGCGAGAAGGTGCCAATGGTGGACGCCATGTACCGTGCCGTGGCGCTGCTGGGCGGCGGGAGCCGTCAGGCGGTGTCGGATTACCTGGGGGCAGTGAGCTACCTCAACGAAGAAGCCTTCTGGCAGACCATGCAGGCCCTGGCCGAAGTGCAGGAAGGCGTGGATGACGGGCGGGCG from Deinococcus sp. HSC-46F16 includes:
- a CDS encoding DUF1156 domain-containing protein: MGYKRLIEHRLPLAEVSTESAREKSIRHGHISTLHIWWARRPLAASRAAVFATLVPDTDENYELVKKIVPWEAVKDGNNEHILEARRRVLEANGGVPPKVLDPFGGGGAIPLEALRLGCEVYSLDLNPVAHIIQKATLEFPQKFGQPNSRPVPEYIREKDRQAAALATGKVSKGNKGKATRQVGFDFGSSEGLWEQAYRRNPLATDVRYWGEWVLDKARAELQEFYPPDEDGKVPVAYLWARTVTCTNPACRAEVPMVRQWWLAKKTGKSLALKPVVNQAERRVDFEVVTVGKGEDWPETGTMQRDNANCPVCGSIADGKYLRASGKAGKLGERMLTVVLSTPGSQGKSYRVATDADVEVFELARKRLHEVEAETTFDGLPAIPQEPIIEWSGVFNAPLYGLGTWGSLFNARQSLALVTLAQHVRQAHAKAAGKWADEEYGKAVATNLGVVLDRQANAAATLCRWHNVGEKLEGVFSRQALPMVWDYVEVNPFSGQTGDWLGAMEWVERVVQHASYSNPAPAEVIRGSATRIPLSDGGVDAIVTDPPYYDAIPYADLSDFFYVWLKRSVGHIYPEHFRTPTTPKSQEAIQHPLRHNGNNIRAKAFFEDMMAQAFAEMHRVLKPSGEATIVFAHKSTEAWETLIGALIRAGFRVEASWPLRTEMATRMRAQASAALASSTFINCTKRSSGGVGYFNDVRRDMIAAIQPQLAEFWESGIRGADFFMSAIGPGLEAYSRHDEVRRMSGEVVTVGEFLDEVRKIVMEFALEQVLGARSLGAVDAPTQFALLSLWGYGPELPSDEARKLAQSVGIELGEIVGLVTVKGEKATVQGIKARGKDKNLGVSKHGEKVPMVDAMYRAVALLGGGSRQAVSDYLGAVSYLNEEAFWQTMQALAEVQEGVDDGRALHELLTIRDNLPKPTGDAVATLFGVNA